AACTACACAGACTGGACCAACCGCAGCCCGGGCAGTAAGGGCGCGACCTGCTCGTGTGAGGACGAGACAAGCAAAACTGACTGTGAGAGGGACTCCTCTAATAACTGGGTGTACAAGGTACCTCATGATCATTTTCACAATCCTATGACATATTGATCTTAGCAAAGAAAACCTTTCATCGGTGATGTACCATTTCCCGCACAAGATGTTAATACAACTACACCTTgataaaatactagtaacatcATTTACTATTTCTGATAATACAAAATAGACATTTCTCACTCATGATATTTTGCTTTGCCTTTATCCATATGATATTCGATACGATCTATTTTGATTGGCAGGGTTGCCGGGGGAAGTTTGAGCCGTACCTCGTCGACATCGTCTATCTGATTGGACTGGTCGTCCTCTGCCTCGGCTTCGTTCAGGTCGTTATGATTTATTGTTATGATGAACGAAGTAATACCAGTATAatttctgtcccccttttttgTTTGCAATCTGCCCCCCCTCCCTTTTTTGTTGCAATTCACCAAATGGAAACATTTCAAGAGGTAATAATCATTTAAAGAGCGGTAATCGGTAATCGGGACACCAAACATGACATTGAGTTTTGTAATGTTGTTTTAATTCTTTGACTCTTAGATAGATTCTGCTACACTGCAAATGTAATACATACGCAATGGTAAAAGGTAGAACTTTGACCTATCGAAGTACACCACTACTACCTGTATTAATGCATCCCTGACCTGATGTTCGTAGGTAATGCAGTCTTCTTTTGCTATAGTTCACAATCACATGTGGATATTTAGAATTCAAGCTGGTATTTTTATGTCCAGATTTAGTTTCTTTCAGACAATTTCTCCTTTTAATGTTTTAACATAAATGATACTTTTCTTTCCCCTCAGCTCATCGGGTTCGCCTTCACGGTTTACCTGATAAGGAACCTGAGTGAGGACGGGGTGGTGTAGGGGACCCGCCCATCCGGAGTATCATCTGTTTCTACACTAGAACTGATCTCAACCATTTTGAATAGTTATTGTATTGAATAACATGTAAACGctaccaaatttcaagtaacaATAGTTTATTGTTACACCTGAAAGCTTATCAGACTTTGATCGATGTCAAAATTTTCTATACTTGACAGACTTGACAGCAATTTAGAAATCATTTGTAGACCACATCACAGCATTTTGTAACAAGTCACTGGTTTTCCCGACTTTTGTTTCGTAAATGTCAAAAATCTAATGTCCATTTGTATGAAACACAATAAACATTGCCAATCACGAGGCTTTCTTTCTTTAATGACCGTATGTTTAATAAAATGaagcataacataacatagcaaTGCGACCATGGCCATTACAATCGTGGCATCAAAACAGTCCAAGCCATTGCTTCCTTAACAATTTGATAATGCTCTTGTTTCTACTTATTCATGTAGCTTCACATCATATTACACCGATAGTATAAAATATAGAAAATGAGACCAAGTAGTTCCCTATAAGATACTTGCATGATATCACATTATATTCACATTTCCAATGCAATATGCATTTCCTATGTTATATTTATATTACATCCTTTGTAAATTAGCATCCGCTGTCTCTCGTCAGTGACTTAACGAGAATCTGGAATTCACCGGTTGATACTTTAAAACCAAAACTCATTTACATTTCCTGTTCATTTGCCTCGTGCATTTCTAGTTGTTCTTCCATATTTTCTACGAGTAGCTCAGGTGGCCTCGGTCTGGGCATGACATAAACCAGCCGTTCCCAGAACCGTTCGTCCCCCCACTTCAGATACGTGTTTGTCTTTAGGTAATGCCTGATTTCCGGAGGGGCGTCGTCCACAGGAATGTCCTCCAGAAGAATCATGATCAAACGGTTGGCGCGATCTTGTAGCACCTGCGCATGCGCGGCTTGAAATTCCAACTGACACCATTCGCTTTCCAAGAAGTGTCGGGAGATCACAACGATGGTGCGCCTGCTCTCCTCAACTGCGTTTAAGATATTGTCGGCTATGAGAATTCCCGGAACAAAGTCACGGTGGTGGAGGCACACTCGGAAAGGGGGCGTTCTCGTCTCGAGGCCTGGCAGAAGAGTATGGATGATAAAGTCCAGGTCATGTTGGCTGTAGGACAGGAAGGCATCGTAAGGTTTTGCCATGTCTTCCTGCTCTTCTCGGAACCGCCATCCATACCGGGAATAGAGATAAACTTGTAGAGCTTCCTTTCTTTTGTACAGCCATATACCAAGTATTATCagtaaagaaagaagaacaacCACGACTGACAAACTTatggttattttgttttttcttgccgCTTCAGCCAGATTACAACCGAGAGTGTCCTCTAAAAGAGTCTGGATCGTTTCCTTGACTTGGCTCTGAAGGTGTGTACAACTGATGTTCTGTCCCACCATAATTGATTCTTTGTTTTTCATCCAATATTTCAACCACAGAATGTCACAGTCACATCTAAAGCTGTTTCCAGTCAGTGCCAAACGTTGCAGGTAAGTTAACGTGGAAAACTGGTCCTTGGTCAATGTTGTCAACAGGTTGTTTTCTAGATGCAATACTTTCAATGATGGCAAGTGAATAAATGCATTCCTGCCAATAGCCCTCACCCTAGATCTGTTAAGGTACAGTTCCTTCAGATTTGCTATACCCAGAAATTCACTGCCTGCGATATCATCTATGTTGTTGGCATCCAAGTAGAGGATTTCCAAAAACGGAAGATGACTAAATGCCATTGACTCAACGTTTGTGATGTTGTTGTGGCTAAGGTGCAACACTTTGATAATCATACCTTCCGCAAAGGCAGATCGGTAAACCAACCGAATGCTGTTTGCCTCCAGGTGAAGGATTGTCGTTAGACTAGGAACGTCAGTGGGAACGATCAAAAGGGACCGCCTTGAGCAATCCACGCGTTCATTCCAGGGGGCCACAGTTGAGTTCACTTCTCCTTGGACCATGCAGGTGCAGGTGGAAGGGCAGCTGTAAGGGTCCCTGTTCTGGCACCATGCTTGTGACGGACTGAGATCTACTAGACGTTTTCCACGCAGGTCTTCGGGACTATGACACGTAAGCTTCGTAAAGTCTGTCTTTGCGTACAAGACGCCTTCTCTGGCGATGTCAAGGTTTTGCAAAAGTTCATAGACTCTGCAATCGCAAATGATTGGGTTGGGGTGCAATTGCAGTGAAACGTCATGGGGTCGGCCCAATATCTTAGCCCTGAGTGCATCATAGCCATCTATAACGATTCTGGGCCTGCTGAAAAAGGTAGGTTTGTCCAGGTGAAAGGGGATGGACATAAGTCTGTTCCAGCGCAAGTCCAGTAGAAGTATAAGGCGATGATATAGTAAACCCGATGCGTCACCGTCGTAGTAAAGGTTTGAAGCATAAACCGTCGTAAGTACATTGTGTGACAAATTAAGAGTGACTGTTTTCCCGGTTACACCAAGTGTGGGCAAAATTGAAGCATCTAGAGTCGATACGTTGTTAAAGGAAATATCAATATGTTCACAATACGTAGACTGCATCCCCGACAGAAAACCTTCAATGGACTTCAGATAGTTGTGATGAAGTAATAAGAATTTTAGATTAACAAGTGGCCGAAATATCTCAGTCGGAATGCCTGTTAAATGGTTATGGCCGATGATCAGCGTTCTTAAAAGGGTCAAACCTGAAAATACAGTTTGCGATAAAAAATGTAGATaattagtttagtttagtttagtttatttattcgcacacaaaatattacattaaaacaaaaaaaacgaaaacaatggataaaacaggtgcaggaggaggaaAAAAGCTTGAGAAGCTTATacttagccctcctcctttaaactaaacaaagttgattatcatatataataataaagtaaagtaatgcatagaatgataatgatacaatgaggataaacaagtaattaatggtatgaattaacaatgaatgataaagtaacGTAATACAACGAAAATGGTAATGATGTaataaggataaacaagtaattaatggtttggcttaacaataaataataaatcaacataatacttaaaaaatgataataatgcaATAAGGATAGTCAAATAACggaatgaattaagataatatgatttaaaaagaaaaagaatgtggCTACTACAGGGGGCTCGGATGGATTAACAGATGGATTTTCAGATTACGTTTAAAAGTCGGGAGAGAGGAAGTTAGATTCTTAAGGGAGGGGGGAAGATCATTCCATATTTTAACACACTTGTATTTGACAGACATTTGGGCAAGAGAGGTTCTGAATAGGGGGATGTGTAGATTTGTGCTTTGGCGAGTTTGATAATTGTGAAACTGCGAGCGAATATTAAGAAAGCTGTCAAAGGTATCGGGGAGAGTATGGTTTATGTGTTGGGCTGTAAAAAGAGCAAGTTGAAATCTGTTGACGTCATAGATATTCAAAATTCTAAGTTTCTCAAATAGTGGTGAAGAGTGAGTATAGAAACTCGAACATGTCGCAATGCGTAGAAATTTTTTCTGTAGAATTAATAAAGGGTGTAGAGAAGTTTTGTAGGCGTTTCCCCAAACAATATTACAATACATGAGATATGGATAGATTAGACTGTTATATATGGTTATAAAGGTTCTCTGGGATAATTGCCTTCCAGATTCAGTTTAAGCAAGGCAGGCAAGTTttcaaaaacagaatttccgATGCATGACAGATTGTTATAGCTCAGGTCCAACGAGCTCAGAGATTGCAACCCTCGAAATCCATCCTCTTCAATCGTGGATATGAGTCCAACAGATAGGTTTAATTGTTCTAGTTTGATGAGTGGGTCAAATGTTCCATTCTGTATCAGTTCAATGCTATTGATATCAATCTGAAGTTCCTTGAGATTCCACAAACCTACGAAGGAACTTGGATGAATAAACCGAAGTGCCCCTCGCTGGGGATATTTGTGTCCCACATGTCCCGGTAAAGTTATATTTATGATCGGGCGCATTTGGGATAATACTAAGGTGCTGAGCTCTCTCAAAGTTTTGAAAGGCGAACCATCCAGACTTTCAATGTGGTTGCCTTTGATATGGAGACGTTGCAGATTTCGCAACATCAAAAGTGAATCGGATAAGTTGTGTATATGATTGAAAGATATATCGAGAACATTCAGCTTTATCATATTGCTGAAATACTCTGATTTAACGTCTGGAATTCTGTTCCAAGAAAGGTCCAGTTCCAACATGTTTTGAAGGGGTGCTTGTCCATTTATTTTATGATAGAGGGCCTCCGGAAACGTGTCCATGAAAAGCCAGCGCAGGTTCAGTTTCCTCAGCTGGGGCACGGAGGCAAACAGCTCGGGATCTAGCCTCACCGGAGCGAGTGGTTCCGTTATCCAATGGTCGAGAACCCTATTGACGAAAAGCGACAACATGTTTACCAGATCCAGAGAATCTATGTTTATCAACCCGTATAGCACTTCCTTCCCAACCTCCTCCTCAAAACAATCCCAGATTTTAATTTGTCTGATGAACGAGGGTAGCCCGTCAAAAACAGACGCATTGTAGCTCGGTAGCTTCGCGTTGCATGGTACCCACAGATCAGTGACCGTATTGTCGAAGAAGTTCACATCAGCGAGGCGTAGTTCAGAGATCCGTGTGCAACCACAGTTGTACATATAAGGTGGCATGGTTGTGTATTTACACTCCCAGCCTGGACCCTTCCCGACCAAAATCTCGCTGGTGGTAGGTTGGCTGTAGCTGTTGGATGCAGAATCCATGGCAATGCTAAGACTGGCACAACAGATGGCGATAATGCAAGAGAGCAGAAATTTCGCCATGTCTCCAGAAAATTTAGCTGTGGTAAGAGAGAATTATCATTGTTAACAACATGGCctgaaatactagtaatactatgtatgtatgtatgtatgtgtgggtgtgtcacatgtatgtgtgggtgcgttgtgtgtgtgtgtatgtatgtgtttgtgtgtgtgtgtgtgtgtgtgtgtgtgtgtgtgtgtgtgtgtgtttgtgttagtgtttgtgtgtgttcgaGTACGAGTAAATACGTTTTCAGGAGCGAAGTTAACATTTCGTTGTCCCTAAATGTAAAGCTACCAGTTGGTTACAAACCGTCAATGAATTTGCAGTGAAAGTGTTGGAAAATAATTAAAATCGTTTTACAACAACATCATCGACGGCACACTGATACGATGTAAAGGTACTAGAATATCTCAACTTGTTGCTCGGTTCTTGCTCAGTCCTTGCTCAGTCTTTCATGAGTGACAATTGATTTACATATGACCTCGCCCATCATGATTTTACCGATGATAAAGTCGCGGATACAATCTAGGTAGACAAAACACCTGCTGTACAGAAAACCGGTTGAACGAAGACACTCATTAAAGACCCACATTTATGGCGTATGAAGAAAAGCTCAGCGAGGAGAACTCAGCTGTCCTATTCGATTTCGTGgtcacaacaacacaaacaagatTCCAGATAACTTacttttaatgtgttttttCTCAGCATACTTTGAAATACGTTTATTTTCAACCTCAAGATACAACAAAACTATATAGTGGGTTTAAAAAGTGCAAAATTACATCCTCATCGAATCATACGTGCTTACAGCACAGGGCAGAATGGTGTCGGCAATGTATGCTCTGTTCTACAAATTGGCTACAAACACTAATATTGTTGAAACTCAAATGTATCTCAAACGATATGGGATGACACACCTGTTGATGTTGACTCTTATAAGGTGGCGCCAACGCCTTAAACTGTTAACGTTCGGCCCGATGACGTTGTTGAGTTGTTTGTGACTGGTCTGGTCGGTGGACAGAATATTTACCTTACCTGACCTGTTCATACCCGTAAGGCAATGGGTTCACGTCAATCATTTTGGTTGTGCCAGGGCAGCTTTAGTGTGGGTGTGTATGTGGGTCAAGAGAATAACTCGAAATGCGTTAGATGGGTCTTAATgatatttgagtagcggttgtggaaagtcTAGTTCAAAAACGGTTCACCTGGCAATTTTCGTCGGTACGGCAGTGGGATGTGTATgttagtgtgtttgtttgtttgtttgtttgtttgtttgacaacaTGACTCCAGAAGCTATCGATGTTTCTGTATGATATTTGGTGCATGCATTGGACGTGTAACAAGAAAGGTCATGTTCGATAATGGGCGGCAAGGTACGGTACTGCAGCTTCAAATTTGGAGGTCAAATTTTCCGCAGTTGCCAGGTTCATAATTTTGTAGTTATGGATAGGTATTGGAATAGGGAGTAAGTGATGCCTTCTTTTTAACCGCAGCGGGCGTAATGACTATTGTCAGTATCTTTAGAAGGGAATAGAGGACAGAATTATTAAATGAGTTAGAATTCTAACATAGTTTATTTACATTGAAGCATgcaaccatgtacatgtatcatatgtaAATTCTACTTTTCTATTCAGATATAATACaacatgtgtaacgttacagtacgATTTTACTAAATGAAGGAAGTATCTCTGAAAGTTATTTGTCAAGGACTGTCTTATCAAAACTTCCCATCTATTCTACAAGGCCAAATAAATTCAAGATGATGTGTGtttacaaacatatacacaaaatgtaaccTTCATCTCTGAAGCACAAGGGTTGTATTTATTTACAAGTACTGTCTTGTGGAACCTGTCCAAACCTGGTATTAAAACATCGACAGCAAAAGTATggaaatatacaaaaacaaGTGGCTTGTCAGATACATTGCCAAGATCTCATGGCTCTACTACTCGTACGACTACACACACTGCTACTGTACATACACTTTACTCAACAAATAACAGAATGCACTCTATATTGAAACAAAATATCAATCGATCCAAATATACACCACAAAGGTACCTTTGCATATGAATACATTTTCCCGTGACCAGCTACTACGTATACGTGAATAAGTTGTGCATAGATGCTGAGATATAATtaattactagtactgtatatTCATAACCCAGCAAGGTTACAAGCACGGGTATTTCATTATGTTTCACAGCTGCACATTAGCTTTATAGAAGTCAGCTGGAGCTCAATTTAGAACTGTTGTCTTTTATCCATATAATGTGCTTTTTAGCCATATAACTATAGAATCTGATATGTATATACAGCTACTGTATCCTAACGTTAGGGTTGTCCACCACGCTAGACTTTCACTGCATTACAACTCAGATCACGTGGAACAATTCTAGACTAAGGCCGCTTAAAGCAATGAGGTCGTTTTTTTTAACATCATTGCTTAAAGTTTGCGTAActatgtgttcatgtgtgtcGAAGGTTGCCCCATTGGTTGTTTAGGCGAAGGCCTTGTATTCGTGTCCTCTGATGATGAAGCTAGGCGGTCCGCCATCTTTGCTGCGGAAGAGCACGAAGGCCATGGCCATTCCAGCAAACTGCGATGGAAGATGAgaaaatgatattgaataccatGGATAGGTCTTAGCACAAAATTTCATTCAGGAGATCTTATTTCTATCAACacactatatatataaatatagcGCTATTAATAAGATAACTTCTCCCTGAGTGTGAACAAAGTAAGTATTGGATTCAATTCAATTGGAATTGCAACAATGAGCAATAGAATATGAATTCGTATCGCATGCAGCCTGACCAATAAAAGTgtaatttgaaaatgaaatcttCCTAACTCACCGTAGCGAAAGCGACAGCTATCGGCATGCCCGCCATGGCACCGATGGCGGCCCGGAGGTTACCTATGAGCTTTCCGTCACATGGCTAGTGGGAGggacaaaaatatttcatttatacACTGCAGGTAAATACTACAGTAGCTGTAACGTATGATAAGCCCATTCAGCAAGATATGAAACAaagtgctatcacatttattaaGCAAAGCAAAACTCCAGAGACGTCGTTCCTTAACTTAGTCTTTGCTGTAAGTTTTCTCTATACAGGAAGCAGGGCCTCTACGAGtacaaaacatcagatacatctTTGATGCAGAAAGTGAGCTTGCCTGTGCCCATCTGCCTGTCGCAGCGTCACACCTACTGCTATCGTCCCCCACGTCATCAGCCTTCTTCTGTGTGCAGTTGCAGGTTCCAGGATAGTCCGGCGCCCAGTCTGTCACAGTCTCCATACCACAGCAGCGGAACTACATAACGGGACAAACACATTCAGTTAGTAACTGTAGTAGCCAGAAATAGTTTTGACATGTCTCTAGGAAGTCATCACCGCCCTTTTGAATGAAGTACACTCGCCGAATCTTGTTTGATTTATGGCACGAGACCTGCGTTAATGTGATGAGCAATGATTTAAAAATTTATCTCCTTGTAGGGGGGTAACACCTTTTAGGGAACACAGATTTTAACTACGTACTTCCTTACGGGTAAATCCCCATACATTTCCTCCACCCCACCCTCACCCTAATCCCACCCTCGCCAGTAGCCCTCTTTATACTTGGCTCCGCCAAGACAATCTCTAGAAGACTACTTACCCCAGTCTGTACCACATCCACAAACTTCTTCATTCCCTCAGTCATGTTCCGGTACGGCGTGTCGCTGATGTGGTCTATTTTGTCTTTCAGATAGCTCTCCGCCTGCACGGTACAGAATGCCATTTAGATTCCATAGACTTTTATGTCTCCCCTATACCTTACGAGTATGTGACTTACATAGATACAATTGTACAACCATAGATCTGGAGAAAGTCGGCGACTTTCGACCTTTAAATGTGACATACTGCTAGAGTCTAACTGCTGCTATAGTATTGCAAAGTgacatgataaaaaaaatgtcacatgTCTTAATTTTAATGAAGATCTTTTTGTATAAGCTATTTGAAGACTGAAATTCTAGAATTTTCAGTGAAATTTGTGATGTGGACTTGCCGAAACAGGAGGGATGCTCGTACCTTATGTTTGTTAGCCAGGGCGACACCACCGATGATAATCTCCATCAGCGCCAAGACTCCCATGATGACGAGGAACTGTATCAAGTGAgggaatgaatcaatcaattcaTGAACGGTTAGCAGATACTAGTAGCATAATATTCAACAAAGAAGATAAACAGATCattatttgaaaaatttaccTTAATCCAAGGAGATCAATCCGGGTTTATGTTTATGATTCATTCAATAAGCCGGTCCCTGGTTTACATTGAGCATACACGAGGTCAAAAGTGAACGCCTCAAACTTGCCAAtagttcttgttttgtttgtttttctgtttaaaAAGAGTTCACTTTTAAAATATTACCTACAATGTATCACTACTACGCATGCGTGGTTCAAACCGCGAGCCAGCTTGTACTGGCGACTCACCGCTCCCAGCAGGCACTTGTTCTCCCACGCCGCGCCTGCGCACCCCAGGAAGCCGATGAGGATGGCGAAGACTCCGACAGCGATCATGGCGTTACAGGTGGAGGTGAGCAGCTGCTGGTCGTACTCCGTCAGGCTCAGGGCGTGGATGATCTTACCGTCCCCGATGATGGAGGCGCCAACGGCGACAAGACCAACGCCTAGCAACTGGAGATTCAGTGATAGTcgtttatttattgtttattgaaataTTTAGACGCCTGTGTGGCCGattcagttttgacaaactgattttcaatagggcccatgtacatttacaaggaaataaaaacatattacagaGAAAATGAATAGAcaattttcatgtttcatttgtacttaTATTTTCCGATGTGTATGTCTACTAGACATACACATCGGAAAATATAAGTACAAACAGTCGTTGGGTTAGAGCAGATACACGTCGGCACTAGTACGGATATTGATGCATTACAAGTGTCCCAtatggttttctttttttgtcttggTACTCATAGAGGATAAAAGCAATCGATTTTCCATATTCCGTTCTTCCTTTGTTTTGTACAATACCCTATTTGCTTCCAAGTGATTATGTGCACTAGCTTCCTCTTCTCTAAAGACCCAATGCTTCTCTAATGAATAACAAAGAAATCGCGGACCCACAAATTTTGTaggtgtatactagtacatgtgtgtatatgtaatTACGCCTAGCTATTCACTGTACCTTCGACTGAATAGAAACCTGCAATATAATGATCTGCATTAGGCAATAGTAACCTAAAATTGACTCAACGTACATCACTACACAGCTTTTGTGACGATCAGTGTTGCACCGGTCAATGGTATTCGTAAATATCGACAACAAAATAGACGGACGGGAAAGCTGGGGTATCGACCCTTCTGTATCGCATTCCGTTGTAAGAACTGAAGCTATAAATGATTCATACTGGCTTGAATCTTTAAGCTATTCTTCTCTACAATATCGCGTGATAGGAACTGAAAATCAATGTATTAATGAAAAGGATTCGTGTGCGCTAACATGTCTTGCTCAATGTGCTCTCTGATAGTCAATCGGGGATCTTTCTAaacaaatatgatataataaagACTACTTTAGTTAACATGTTGGAACCAGGTCATGATATAGTAATGTTCTGTACAGGCACAGGTAATAAAGTTTTGTGTATAATGTTCTATTATAACCTAATTTTGGTTCGTTGCTACAAAAGGGCCTATTAAGTAATGAAGACTGGAAATTCTGCTATTCAAATTAGGACTGAACTGCGGTGCTCATGCGATGTACATGCGTGACTAAGACAACTGTTAGTCTACTCTCCGTTCTATGACAGTGATGTCACCGATGTCACCTGTGCGCTTAATTAACCATGGTAGGGGTAGGGATAGTACCAATAGTACAGAGAAGACTAATTGGAAGTACGTAACCGTaattatgttcacggttttacAAGGTATATACAAGCCATAGTGCACACCACATACGATACAAGCGTATATCCAATCATTCGAATTTTATTgagcaagaaaaaaatgatatgacgTACTCCGTTTTTTGCTGCAGTTACACTCGTTACGCTTTATATTGGTAACATTTACCGGAATGTAATCAATGAGGATTAGTCTTCTCTGCATACGAATCATAGTTGAACATAATTCAATAATTAGATTTTATGATTTTAGAGTATAAAATTGTTGAACTACAATTTATaagccattttcattttctaaacAGTTGTTCGAATTTGTCGCGAATTCTACGTTCAAACCCTTGAACGTTTTGCTCTGAAAAAGAGAAACTTAAGATATATCATCATTTGCCCCGGCTATCGTAGAGTATACATGAAGAATCTGAATACTTACCCAAAATATGAAGTTGAAGAGAATCAACAGGGACTTGACGCAGTTCATAGCGAAACCAACCGCCATTTTGTATCAGTCTTGTTCCTCGGAGGCGTGTCGGTATAATGTAAAAGACGAAGTTAGATCGAAGACCAGCTGCCAAAAtacctactactactagtagtcttGCCGAGTACTGGCCGTCAGATCGAGATAAAGAGAATTACACAGCGATTCAAATCGGAGTCTGTGGGAAGAACGTGTACAACTACACGTCTCTGTGGCTGTGACGGTGCAGGTAATAGTA
The sequence above is drawn from the Branchiostoma floridae strain S238N-H82 chromosome 4, Bfl_VNyyK, whole genome shotgun sequence genome and encodes:
- the LOC118413340 gene encoding toll-like receptor Tollo, translated to MVQGEVNSTVAPWNERVDCSRRSLLIVPTDVPSLTTILHLEANSIRLVYRSAFAEGMIIKVLHLSHNNITNVESMAFSHLPFLEILYLDANNIDDIAGSEFLGIANLKELYLNRSRVRAIGRNAFIHLPSLKVLHLENNLLTTLTKDQFSTLTYLQRLALTGNSFRCDCDILWLKYWMKNKESIMVGQNISCTHLQSQVKETIQTLLEDTLGCNLAEAARKNKITISLSVVVVLLSLLIILGIWLYKRKEALQVYLYSRYGWRFREEQEDMAKPYDAFLSYSQHDLDFIIHTLLPGLETRTPPFRVCLHHRDFVPGILIADNILNAVEESRRTIVVISRHFLESEWCQLEFQAAHAQVLQDRANRLIMILLEDIPVDDAPPEIRHYLKTNTYLKWGDERFWERLVYVMPRPRPPELLVENMEEQLEMHEANEQEM
- the LOC118413549 gene encoding leucine-rich repeat-containing protein 15-like is translated as MAKFLLSCIIAICCASLSIAMDSASNSYSQPTTSEILVGKGPGWECKYTTMPPYMYNCGCTRISELRLADVNFFDNTVTDLWVPCNAKLPSYNASVFDGLPSFIRQIKIWDCFEEEVGKEVLYGLINIDSLDLVNMLSLFVNRVLDHWITEPLAPVRLDPELFASVPQLRKLNLRWLFMDTFPEALYHKINGQAPLQNMLELDLSWNRIPDVKSEYFSNMIKLNVLDISFNHIHNLSDSLLMLRNLQRLHIKGNHIESLDGSPFKTLRELSTLVLSQMRPIINITLPGHVGHKYPQRGALRFIHPSSFVGLWNLKELQIDINSIELIQNGTFDPLIKLEQLNLSVGLISTIEEDGFRGLQSLSSLDLSYNNLSCIGNSVFENLPALLKLNLEGNYPREPL
- the LOC118413347 gene encoding tetraspanin-4-like; this translates as MAVGFAMNCVKSLLILFNFIFWLLGVGLVAVGASIIGDGKIIHALSLTEYDQQLLTSTCNAMIAVGVFAILIGFLGCAGAAWENKCLLGAFLVIMGVLALMEIIIGGVALANKHKAESYLKDKIDHISDTPYRNMTEGMKKFVDVVQTGFRCCGMETVTDWAPDYPGTCNCTQKKADDVGDDSSRCDAATGRWAQPCDGKLIGNLRAAIGAMAGMPIAVAFATFAGMAMAFVLFRSKDGGPPSFIIRGHEYKAFA